The following proteins are encoded in a genomic region of Cryptomeria japonica chromosome 11, Sugi_1.0, whole genome shotgun sequence:
- the LOC131860035 gene encoding receptor-like protein EIX2, with product MPPKAIFFVLCDFIQAMAVATINFAFISAAFIILSSNSCNGLFNCPTEESQALLSFKTALNVTDGIFSSWVNGSDCCSMWDGISCNNLTNHVEQVNLSAYTNHAEQDVQSGVISDLALPSSVRILWLSSITVSDTLFHNLAELNYLAFSDCVPNISTTSIPKFQLAALYLSSCSIGGRIPDWLSTQYSLQGLTLVNDNIVGEIPSWLWENNPQLIQLNISGNHFNGSLIIPNRSVPWMTLLDVSRNELTGQVQSLWPPYC from the exons ATGCCTCCCAAAGCCATATTCTTTGTCCTCTGCGACTTCATTCAAGCAATGGCTGTTGCTACGATTAACTTTGCCTTTATTAGTGCAGCTTTTATTATCCTTTCTTCAAACTCATGTAATGGTCTATTCAATTGCCCTACCGAGGAATCCCAAGCTCTTCTTTCCTTCAAAACAGCCTTGAACGTCACTGATGGTATTTTCAGTTCATGGGTTAATGGAAGTGACTGTTGCTCCATGTGGGATGGCATATCATGCAATAATCTCACCAACCATGTAGAGCAGGTGAATTTGAGTGCCTACACCAACCATGCAGAGCAGGACGTCCAGAGTGGAGTCATATCCG ATTTGGCATTACCCTCTTCTGTAAGGATTTTATGGCTTTCCTCAATTACCGTTTCAGATACTTTATTTCATAACCTTGCAGAATTAAACTATCTGGCTTTTTCAGATTGTGTACCGAATATTAGCACAACTTCGATTCCCAAATTCCAGTTAGCAGCCTTATATTTAAGCTCATGTAGTATTGGTGGTCGAATTCCCGATTGGCTTTCCACTCAATATTCATTGCAGGGATTAACATTAGTTAACGACAATATTGTTGGAGAAATCCCCTCCTGGTTATGGGAGAACAATCCTCAGTTGATTCAGTTGAACATCTCAGGAAATCATTTCAATGGCAGCCTTATTATCCCGAACAGATCAGTTCCTTGGATGACACTACTGGATGTGTCTAGGAATGAGTTGACTGGACAAGTGCAATCTCTGTGGCCACCGTATTgctga
- the LOC131860036 gene encoding receptor-like protein Cf-9 homolog, translating into MTVKGLELHYSYTLSTLKGIDLSNNQLNGHVPFDFGKLKGLRFLNLSMNNLTGVIPPSFGEMSQLESLDLSSNRFYGSIPAEFQSLTSLECLNLSSNNLSGSIPQGGQMITFENTSYSGNPYLEGCPLPKKCSWPKFDPPLPSGKDIQGENED; encoded by the coding sequence ATGACTGTGAAAGGCTTAGAGCTGCATTATTCATATACTCTTTCCACACTAAAAGGGATAGATCTCTCCAATAATCAATTAAATGGACACGTTCCTTTTGATTTTGGAAAGTTGAAGGGGTTAAGATTTCTTAATCTATCAATGAACAACCTCACTGGAGTTATTCCACCCAGTTTTGGGGAAATGAGTCAACTAGAATCATTGGACCTTTCTTCAAACAGATTTTATGGAAGTATTCCTGCGGAGTTTCAATCTCTAACCTCACTGGAATGTTTAAATTTGTCCAGCAACAACCTCTCAGGCAGCATACCGCAAGGAGGACAGATGATCACATTTGAAAACACATCATATTCTGGAAATCCATATTTGGAGGGATGCCCACTTCCAAAGAAATGTTCATGGCCAAAATTCGATCCTCCCCTTCCTTCTGGGAAAGATATTCAAGGTGAAAATGAAGATTAA